One window of Medicago truncatula cultivar Jemalong A17 chromosome 2, MtrunA17r5.0-ANR, whole genome shotgun sequence genomic DNA carries:
- the LOC25486220 gene encoding lysine-specific demethylase JMJ25, whose protein sequence is MCSKRTRWLCCCVMELKGILPDETISKLVTKARRVKKHFRKIEKQKNVEKERISSCMNCHDIKCPMSSDLIDKNLFKFQKKLRNGEPFIVPDVLKQGTGLSWEPMVTLRALCANSSSSVNSDVKSNVKAFDCLASCEVEINTRQFFKGYKEGRRYVNLWPEMLKLKDWPPSDEFENLLPRHCDEFIHCLPFQEYSDPRSGILNLATKLPPHVIKPDLGPKTYIAYGTREELGRGDSVTKLHCDIADAVNILTHITEVKLTEDQLCAIKKIKSAHKAQDIKEGRAQDNRGPFVPSITKEISETAGALWDIFKREDTAKLEAYLQKHCKEFRHTFFSPVEKVIHPIHDQCFYLTFDHKKKLEKEFGVVPLTFEQKLGEAVFILAGCPHQVRNLKSCTKIAADFVSPENVDICMLLTEEFRRLPKNHRAREDKLELKNMIIYAADQVVEELEAFIG, encoded by the exons ATGTGCTCCAAAAGAACTAGGTGGTTGTGTTGTTGTGTGATGGAGCTGAAAGGCATTCTTCCAGATGAGACGATATCTAAATTGGTAACAAAAGCTCGTCGTGTTAAGAAACATTTTcgcaaaattgaaaaacaaaagaatgttGAGAAGGAAAGAATCTCAAGTTGCATGAATTGCCATGACATAAAGTGTCCAATGTCAAGTGACCTTATagataaaaatctatttaaattccaaaaaaaattgaggaatGGTGAACCCTTTATAGTACCTGACGTTCTCAAACAAGGGACAGGATTGAGTTGGGAGCCAATGGTTACACTGAGAGCATTGTGTGCAAATTCATCTTCAAGTGTCAACTCAGATGTTAAATCAAATGTAAAGGCTTTTGATTGCTTGGCTAGTTGTGAG GTAGAAATTAACACTCGTCAGTTCTTCAAAGGTTATAAAGAGGGGAGAAGATATGTAAATTTATGGCCAGAGATGCTCAAGCTAAAAGACTGGCCACCTTCTGATGAGTTTGAAAATCTCTTGCCGCGCCATTGTGACGAGTTTATCCATTGTCTGCCATTTCAAGAGTATAGCGATCCTCGATCAGGAATTCTCAACCTTGCTACAAAGTTGCCACCACATGTCATAAAGCCTGACTTAGGTCCAAAAACTTACATTGCTTATGGAACCAGAGAAGAGCTTGGCAGAGGAGATTCTGTTACAAAACTTCATTGTGATATTGCAGACGCA GTAAACATTCTGACTCATATAACTGAGGTGAAATTAACTGAAGATCAACTTTgtgctattaaaaaaataaaaagcgcACACAAGGCTCAAGATATTAAAGAGGGTCGTGCTCAAGATAATAGAGGCCCTTTTGTGCCATCTATCACAAAAGAAATATCTGAAACAGCTGGTGCTCTTTGGGACATATTTAAAAGAGAAGATACTGCAAAGTTAGAAGCATATCTTCAAAAACATTGCAAAGAATTTAGGCATACTTTTTTCTCTCCGGTAGAAAAG GTTATTCATCCTATTCATGACCAATGTTTTTATTTGACTTTTGACCATAAGAAGAAGCTGGAGAAAGAATTTG GTGTAGTACCTTTGACTTTTGAGCAGAAACTTGGTGAAGCAGTATTTATACTTGCTGGATGCCCTCACCAAGTCAGAAATCTGAAG TCATGCACGAAAATTGCAGCAGACTTTGTGTCACCAGAAAATGTGGATATCTGCATGCTTTTAACTGAAGAGTTTCGTCGCCTTCCTAAGAATCACAGGGCAAGAGAAGACAAACTTGAG ttaaaaaatatgataatctATGCTGCTGACCAAGTTGTTGAAGAATTGGAAGCTTTCATTGGATGA